A region from the Brassica napus cultivar Da-Ae chromosome C8, Da-Ae, whole genome shotgun sequence genome encodes:
- the LOC106453373 gene encoding SNARE-interacting protein KEULE-like: MSYSDSDSSSQAADYKNFRQITRERLLYEMLRSAKTGSSKSTWKVLIMDKLTVKIMSYACKMADITQEGVSLVEDIFRRRQPLPSMDAIYFIQPTKENVIMFLSDMSGKSPLYKKAFVFFSSPVSKELVGHIKKDSSVLPRIGALREMNLEFFAIDSQGFITDHERALEDLFGDEETSRKGDACLNVMASRIATVFASLREFPTVRYRAAKSLDASTMTTMRDLIPTKLAAGIWNCLAKHKQSIENFPQTETCELLILDRSIDQIAPIIHEWTYDAMCHDLLNMDGNKYVHVISSKSGGQPEKKDVLLEEHDPIWLELRHAHIADASERLHDKMTNFLSKNKAAQLQHGKREGSEFSTRDLQKMVQALPQYSEQIDKLSLHVEIARKINDLIREQGLRELGQLEQDLVFGDAGMKDVIKYLSTQEEASREGKLRLLMILATIYPEKFEGEKGQNLMKLAKLPSDDMSAVNNMRLLGSAVDAKKNTPGGFTLKFDLHKKKRAVRKERQEEAAWQLSRFYPMVEELIEKLSKGELPKEDYPCMNDPSPSFHGSTSLSSSASSNQGQAAQSMRSRRTPTWAKPRGSDDGYSSDSVLRHASSDFRKMGQRIFVFIVGGATRSELKVCHKLTTKLKREVILGSTSLDDPPQFITKLKLMSANELSIDDLQI, encoded by the exons ATGTCGTACTCCGATTCCGATTCGTCGTCTCAGGCCGCCGACTACAAGAATTTCCGGCAGATTACACGCGAAC GACTCTTGTATGAGATGCTTAGATCTGCGAAGACAGGGAGCTCAAAATCCACCTGGAAG GTATTAATCATGGACAAACTTACTGTCAAGATAATGTCGTACGCCTGCAAAATGGCTGATATCACACAAGAAGGAGTTTCAT TGGTTGAAGACATTTTTAGACGAAGACAACCTCTACCTTCAATGGATGCCATTTACTTCATCCAGCCAACTAAAGAGAA CGTCATCATGTTCTTGTCAGACATGTCTGGGAAATCACCATTGTACAAGAA GGCATTTGTTTTCTTCAGTTCACCCGTTTCCAAGGAGCTGGTTGGCCACATAAAAAAAGATTCGAGTGTATTACCTCGGATTGGAGCATTGAGAGAG ATGAACTTGGAGTTTTTTGCCATCGATAGCCAG GGTTTCATCACGGATCATGAGAGAGCTCTAGAGGATCTTTTCGGTGATGAGGAAACTTCTCGAAAAGGCGACGCGTGCTTAAATGTGATGGCTTCTCGAATTGCCACAGTCTTTGCTTCACTGCGG GAATTTCCAACAGTACGATACAGGGCTGCAAAGTCACTGGACGCATCGACAATGACAACTATGCGCGATTTAATTCCCACGAAGCTAGCAGCTGGAATCTGGAATTGTCTAGCAAAACACAAACAGTCGATTGAAAATTTCCCACAGACTGAAACGTGTGAGCTGCTCATCCTCGACAGATCCATAGATCAG ATTGCCCCTATTATACATGAGTGGACTTATGATGCTATGTGCCATGATTTGCTGAACATGGACGGAAACAAATACGTACACGTG ATTTCAAGCAAGTCAGGTGGACAACCGGAGAAGAAAGATGTGCTCTTGGAGGAACACGATCCTATTTGGCTAGAGCTTCGACATGCACATATAGCAGAT GCTAGTGAAAGATTGCATGACAAGATGACCAATTTCTTATCAAAAAACAAAGCCGCTCAGCTTCAGCATGGTAAGAG AGAGGGAAGTGAATTTTCCACGAGGGATTTGCAGAAGATGGTTCAAGCATTGCCACAATACAGTGAACAAATTGACAAGCTGTCTCTCCATGTGGAG ATTGCTAGAAAAATCAACGACCTTATCAGAGAGCAGGGACTTCGGGAGCTTGGACAACTTGAACAAGACCTTGTCTTTGGTGATGCTGGGATGAAAGATGTGATAAAATATTTGAGTACTCAAGAG GAAGCAAGTCGTGAAGGTAAGTTACGCCTGCTGATGATCCTCGCAACAATTTACCCTGAAAAATTCGAAGGGGAAAAAGGTCAAAATCTAATGAAG CTGGCAAAACTCCCTTCTGACGACATGAGCGCTGTGAATAATATGAGATTGCTTGGTTCAGCCGTCGATGCTAAAAAGAACACTCCGGGAGGTTTCACTTTGAAGTTTGATCTCCACAAG AAGAAACGAGCTGTCAGGAAAGAGCGCCAAGAGGAAGCAGCATGGCAGCTATCTCGTTTTTACCCCATGGTTGAG GAACTCATAGAGAAGCTTAGCAAAGGAGAATTGCCGAAAGAGGATTACCCATGTATGAACGACCCGAGCCCGAGTTTCCACGGATCAACCTCGCTTTCTTCATCAGCAAGTAGTAATCAAGGTCAAGCTGCTCAGTCCATGAGATCAAGACGCACACCAACTTGGGCTAAACCTCGAGGCTCAGATGATGGATACTCAAG TGATTCGGTGTTGAGACATGCGTCTAGCGATTTCAGAAAGATGGGACAGCGAATATTTGTGTTTATTGTTGGTGGAGCGACGAGGTCAGAG TTAAAAGTATGTCACAAACTAACCACGAAACTCAAAAGAGAAGTAATCCTCGGGTCCACAAGCCTCGATGACCCTCCACAGTTCATAACG AAACTGAAGCTCATGTCTGCAAATGAGCTATCCATAGACGATCTCCAGATATGA